The DNA window ACGGCGTTTACCAACCGTGATTGGGAGACAGAGTCGGTCGATGAAACAGTTCGAATTGCGATCGTCGGAACGGGTGGATTCGCTCGCAACCGGGCGCTCCCGGCGATTGCAGACAGCGACTACTGCCGAGCAACGGCGCTCGTCACCGGCTCGCCCGACAGCGCCCGCTCACTCGCCGAGGAGTTCGACGTCAATCACGTCATCAGCTACGATGCGTTCCGTGACGGCACCCACGCGGAGTCCTACGACGCGGCCTACATCGCAACGCCGAACGGTACCCACGGCGACTACGCCGTCGCTGCCGCCGAACACGGGATTCACGTCCTCTGTGAGAAGCCACTCGAGACGACGGTCAAGCGCACGCGAGAGATTCTCGAGGCCTGTTCGGACGCCGGTGTGACGCTCATGACGGCGTATCGGCTCCAGACGGAACCGGCAGTCAGGCGGACGCGCGAACTCATTCGTGAGGGTGTCATCGGCGAATGCGTCCAGGTACAGGGTGGGTTCTCACACCCGCTACTCGAGTACACGAGCCCCGACACCTGGCGATTGGATCCCGACCTCGCGGGCGGCGGCGCGCTGGTCGACCTCGGCGTTTACCCGCTCAATACCATCCGCTTTCTGCTCGAGTGCGATCCGACTGGCATCTATGCGACGACGCACTCAAGTGGCGGCCCCTTCGCAGACGTCGATGAACACGTTGCATTCCAACTCGAGTTCCCCACGGGGGCAACGGCGTCGTGTACGGCGAGTTTCGACGCCCACGCCCACAGCCGCCTCGAGATTATCGGCACCGACGGCATCATCTTGATCGCCTCGCCCTTTGGTGGCGTCGTCCCGCAGGACATGGTCGTCGAGAGCGGTGACATGCGCATGGAGTACACCGGCCCACCTGTCGACGAAGTTCGCGAGGAGTTCGATTACTTCGGCTACTGCGTGCTGACAGGCACAGACCCCGAGCCGGACGGCCGCGACGGCCTTACCGATCTGTACGCCATCGAAGCCGCTTACGAGTCCGCCGAAACGGGTCGACGTGTCGACCTCGAGACCGCTCCACTCGAGGCCGTCGACTGATGGTGGTTCGAATTGCGATGGAACGCGAAAGGAGACAAGAGAACGCAGGTGGCCCAGAGTCGTGTTAGCCTTGCTCCCAGGGCGTCGCTTCGGCGTCGGCCAGTTCGAACAGATCGTCGAACTCGTCTGGCAGTTGGCTTGCGACGTTTGCAAGGTCTTCGCCCGGAACACGTTCCTCGAGCAGCGCGATCACCGCCTTGGCGCGGTAGGTTGCCTCCGACTCGTCGATTGCACCCGGTCGTCCGTAGCCTGACTCGAGGTCGAGATCATCGTAGTTCAGCCGCTCGTGGACGCGCGTGACGAACTCAGTGAAATCGAACTGCTGGCCGTGGTCGGCCGCGAGCAGGTAGCGGTCGACCTCCATCGGGAGCGGGCTCGCGATATCGGTTGCGCCACCCTCGTTGACCCGTTCGCCGAGGGTTACGAGGACCGCGCGTGTCGTTCGAACGGCTTCGGCCTGCGTGCCGGCTTCGATGCGATGCTGTACCTCGCCCATGAAATCAGTGTAGCTCGTGCTCGTGTCTGTGCCCATCTGACTCACCAAGACGTACCCGACTGTGATGGGTCCAGGCGACAAAGGCCCAGCACCCGAATTCGCAAGCGTCCCGTCGACGGTCGCCACAGCGACCTGCGGCTACAGCAACAGTGCAACGCCGAGTACGACCGCAAGCAGCCCACCGGCCAGCCAGAGTGCAGCCGGTTTCGCCAGCAGTCGAGCCGCGCCATCCTGACACGAATCGCCGATGACGAAGACGGGCGTCTCCGGCCCGTCTTCGATAACCGCGCTCACGTCACGCATTGTCTCGCGTGCGTCCACATCGTAGCGCGATTGGCCGAGTACGTACACGTCTCCGCCCGGCTCGAGGCGGCGCTCGTAGTATCGGCGGTCGTTGCCAGTCGCAATCTCGACGACGTGTAGGTCGACACTCGTGTTTTCGGACTCGAGATCGGAGTGGTGCTC is part of the Natronolimnobius sp. AArcel1 genome and encodes:
- the gfo6 gene encoding D-xylose 1-dehydrogenase Gfo6, with the translated sequence MALEDAFTAFTNRDWETESVDETVRIAIVGTGGFARNRALPAIADSDYCRATALVTGSPDSARSLAEEFDVNHVISYDAFRDGTHAESYDAAYIATPNGTHGDYAVAAAEHGIHVLCEKPLETTVKRTREILEACSDAGVTLMTAYRLQTEPAVRRTRELIREGVIGECVQVQGGFSHPLLEYTSPDTWRLDPDLAGGGALVDLGVYPLNTIRFLLECDPTGIYATTHSSGGPFADVDEHVAFQLEFPTGATASCTASFDAHAHSRLEIIGTDGIILIASPFGGVVPQDMVVESGDMRMEYTGPPVDEVREEFDYFGYCVLTGTDPEPDGRDGLTDLYAIEAAYESAETGRRVDLETAPLEAVD
- a CDS encoding DUF2267 domain-containing protein, with the protein product MGTDTSTSYTDFMGEVQHRIEAGTQAEAVRTTRAVLVTLGERVNEGGATDIASPLPMEVDRYLLAADHGQQFDFTEFVTRVHERLNYDDLDLESGYGRPGAIDESEATYRAKAVIALLEERVPGEDLANVASQLPDEFDDLFELADAEATPWEQG